The Erigeron canadensis isolate Cc75 chromosome 4, C_canadensis_v1, whole genome shotgun sequence genome window below encodes:
- the LOC122597584 gene encoding jasmonate-induced oxygenase 4-like → MSIDGNQPPPSYAVKDNKFGPLDTSPPLASIPIVMFDHGISSLCIENVRKVIADFFQLPIKEKRKFSRKPGSSEGYGTDIVVSENQVLDWSDRFSLRIFPENQRNPNLWPLIRDAFFANLGDQLQIMSNGIYKSPMHRVVTNMDRGKISIAMFNEPDPSKEIGPMKALINEDRPRLYKTFKKALKPRVIDQ, encoded by the exons ATGTCCATCGATGGTAACCAGCCACCACCATCATACGCTGTTAAAGACAACAAATTTGGGCCACTCGATACTTCACCACCGTTAGCTTCAATACCCATAGTAATGTTCGACCATGGGATTTCTAGCTTGTGTATTGAAAATGTACGTAAAGTTATTGCAGACTTCTTTCAACTTCCTattaaagagaaaagaaaattcTCCAGAAAACCGGGTTCCTCTGAGGGTTATGGAACAGATATTGTTGTGTCTGAGAACCAAGTTTTGGATTGGAGTGATCGCTTTTCGCTTAGAATCTTTCCTGAAAACCAAAGGAATCCCAATCTCTGGCCTCTTATTCGTGACGCATTTTTCGCCAATCTTGGTGACCAGTTGCAG ATAATGAGCAATGGGATCTACAAGAGCCCGATGCATAGAGTTGTGACAAACATGGACAGGGGGAAGATATCGATTGCTATGTTCAACGAGCCCGATCCAAGCAAAGAGATTGGGCCAATGAAAGCCCTGATCAATGAGGACAGACCTAGACTTTACAAGACCTTCAAAAAAGCTTTAAAGCCTAGGGTGATTGATCAATAG